In a genomic window of Streptomyces noursei ATCC 11455:
- a CDS encoding tetratricopeptide repeat protein: MVLMGDKARLLETDRFVQAPDDGRDSEMAMDAMEADGTAEASDAVTESGHRRAAEAGDTAAMSALGAMLLRRADLDGAEPHLRSAAAAGDRAAANNLGVLLHQRGYADEAAGWWRIAAVAGSAAAAHALGRHYRERGDEPAAEYWLRQSAESGHCLGAYALADLLEHRGDIGAERWFRAAAERGHREAAYRLARLIEDGRDGDRRTVPAYGELTQQAEAEQWYRQAAARGHRRAALQLGALLEERGDIQEAGRWYLSAAKDGEARAACALGFLLRDAGDEESAAEWWRRAAQDGDGNAANALGALHADRGELQTAERWYRAALDAGDVNGAYNLGLLCAEQGRPGRGEQWYRRAAYAGHREAANALAILLLQRGDASGAEPWFSKAAEAGSVDAAFNLGILFTGRGEERLARSWYERAASAGHTDAALQVAIAQLRDGDLQDAERNLRCAAGGGSAEAAFRLADLLDRRSGESDGERSEGDESRQWYERAARQGHRRAQVRVGMFAAARGDAVEAASWYRAAAEAGSRNGAFNLGLLLAREGSLPEAVLWWQRAAESGHGRAALRLALIAARRGALTEAQRWCARAVELGPPEVAERAARLRTALQEELSA; this comes from the coding sequence ATGGTTCTTATGGGGGACAAGGCAAGGTTGTTGGAGACGGACCGGTTTGTGCAGGCGCCCGACGACGGGCGCGATTCCGAGATGGCGATGGACGCGATGGAGGCCGACGGCACGGCCGAGGCGTCCGACGCGGTGACCGAGTCCGGCCACCGCCGTGCCGCAGAGGCGGGCGACACCGCCGCCATGAGCGCGCTGGGTGCGATGCTGCTGCGCCGCGCCGACCTCGACGGCGCCGAGCCGCATCTCCGCTCGGCCGCCGCCGCCGGGGACCGGGCCGCGGCCAACAACCTCGGCGTCCTCCTCCACCAGCGGGGCTACGCCGACGAGGCCGCCGGCTGGTGGCGGATCGCCGCCGTCGCAGGCTCCGCCGCCGCGGCGCACGCCCTGGGCCGCCACTACCGCGAGCGCGGCGACGAGCCGGCCGCCGAGTACTGGCTGCGCCAGTCCGCCGAGTCCGGCCACTGCCTGGGCGCGTACGCCCTCGCCGACCTCCTGGAGCACCGCGGCGACATCGGTGCCGAGCGCTGGTTCCGGGCCGCCGCCGAGCGGGGCCACCGCGAGGCCGCCTACCGCCTCGCCCGGCTCATCGAGGACGGCCGCGACGGCGACCGCCGGACGGTGCCCGCCTACGGGGAGCTGACCCAGCAGGCCGAGGCCGAGCAGTGGTACCGCCAGGCCGCCGCCCGCGGCCACCGGCGGGCCGCGCTCCAGCTCGGCGCGCTGCTGGAGGAGCGCGGCGACATCCAGGAGGCCGGCCGCTGGTACCTCTCCGCGGCCAAGGACGGCGAGGCCCGCGCCGCCTGCGCGCTGGGCTTCCTGCTCCGCGACGCCGGGGACGAGGAGAGCGCCGCGGAGTGGTGGCGGCGGGCCGCCCAGGACGGCGACGGCAACGCCGCCAACGCCCTCGGTGCGCTGCACGCCGACCGCGGCGAGCTGCAGACCGCCGAGCGCTGGTACCGCGCCGCGCTGGACGCCGGGGACGTCAACGGCGCCTACAACCTCGGCCTGCTCTGCGCCGAGCAGGGCCGGCCCGGCCGGGGCGAGCAGTGGTACCGCCGCGCCGCCTACGCCGGCCACCGCGAGGCCGCCAACGCACTGGCCATCCTGCTGCTCCAGCGCGGCGACGCCTCCGGTGCCGAACCGTGGTTCTCCAAGGCGGCCGAAGCGGGCAGCGTGGACGCCGCGTTCAACCTCGGCATCCTGTTCACCGGCCGCGGCGAGGAGCGACTGGCGCGCTCCTGGTACGAGCGGGCGGCGTCCGCCGGGCACACCGACGCGGCGCTCCAGGTCGCCATAGCGCAGCTGCGCGACGGCGACCTCCAGGACGCGGAGCGGAACCTGCGCTGCGCGGCCGGCGGCGGCAGTGCGGAGGCGGCCTTCCGGCTCGCCGACCTCCTCGACCGACGGTCCGGGGAGTCGGACGGCGAGCGGTCCGAGGGCGACGAGAGCCGGCAGTGGTACGAGCGCGCCGCGCGCCAGGGCCACCGCCGTGCCCAGGTCCGGGTTGGCATGTTCGCGGCGGCTCGCGGGGACGCCGTGGAGGCGGCGTCCTGGTACCGCGCGGCGGCCGAGGCCGGCAGCCGTAACGGCGCCTTCAACCTCGGGCTGCTGCTGGCCCGCGAGGGCAGCCTCCCCGAGGCCGTCCTGTGGTGGCAGCGCGCCGCCGAGAGCGGCCACGGCCGGGCGGCGCTGCGGCTGGCGCTGATCGCCGCCCGCCGCGGGGCGCTCACGGAGGCCCAGCGCTGGTGCGCGCGGGCCGTGGAGCTCGGCCCGCCGGAGGTGGCGGAGCGGGCGGCCCGGCTGCGGACCGCACTCCAGGAGGAGCTGAGCGCGTGA
- a CDS encoding UPF0182 family membrane protein, whose product MPDRGGGPSGPRIRVGRPSRRFRTLLMTLGVLAVLAMLFVMFSGFWTDWLWYRSVHFSSVFTTTLWTKIGLFFSFGVVMAVAVGVNIWLAHRLRPPLSAMSVEQQSLDRYRMGVAPFKKWALVAVTAVIGLIAGASASGEWRTWLQWVNGVPFGTTDPQFHKDVSFYAFDLPWYRFLLSFGFACAVLSLVAAVLTHYLYGGLRLTSPGSRATAAATGHLSVLLGLFVSLKAVAYWLDRYGLAVKSSGLKSADNWTGLRYVDANAYLPAKTILFFIAAICAVLFFATLWRRTWQLPVIGFGLMVLSAVLIGGLYPAIVQKFQVQPNEQAKEAPYIKQNIKATRDAYDIQDSEVTPYKGNYKPASEEDRQRLRDDADTVASMRLLDPNVVSPAFQQQQQVRSYYQFPSTLDVDRYKDKTGKEQDTVIGLRELNLAGIPERNWINDHFKYTHGYGAVTAKGTETADGGGPQYTESDLPTKGQLPPYEQRVYYGEKTTQYSIVGGPQKELDYSDDSGEKGYRYQGKSGVSLSNPINRAAYAVAFGEPQILYSGAIGDKSRILYNRTPKERVESVAPWLTIDGDAYPAVIDGRIQWIVDAYTTSNGYPYASRTTLGDSTTDSLTNGQRAVVAQQNQVNYIRNSVKATVDAYDGTVKLYQWDTKDPVLKTWMKAFPGTVEKKSSISPDLLAHLRYPQDLFKVQRQLLTTYHVTDPGTFYTGSERWQIPSDPTTKSGNAVPPYYLSMKMPDQKAQAFSLTTTFTPNKKDNLGAFMAVDADATSADYGRIRLLKLPAQTPVPGPQLAQSKFNSDPTIANELNILKKFGDSEIEYGNLLTVPLHDGLLYVEPVYLRGANTNYPLLKKVLVSYGDSKPVLENSLKDALDVVFGKKAPSTGSENPPPGGGQTGEQPPSGQTVQQALTDAEKAYDDGEKARVAGDWAAYGDAQKRLKDALDRAAKASEKGGKASD is encoded by the coding sequence ATGCCGGACCGCGGCGGAGGCCCCTCCGGGCCACGGATCAGAGTCGGCCGACCGTCGCGGCGGTTCAGGACCCTGCTCATGACGTTGGGTGTACTGGCCGTGCTGGCCATGCTCTTCGTGATGTTCTCGGGCTTCTGGACCGACTGGCTCTGGTACCGCTCGGTCCACTTCTCCTCGGTCTTCACCACCACCCTGTGGACCAAGATCGGACTGTTCTTCTCCTTCGGCGTCGTGATGGCGGTGGCCGTCGGCGTCAACATCTGGCTGGCGCACCGGCTGCGGCCGCCGCTCAGCGCGATGTCCGTGGAGCAGCAGAGCCTGGACCGCTACCGCATGGGCGTCGCCCCGTTCAAGAAGTGGGCGCTGGTCGCGGTCACCGCGGTGATCGGGTTGATCGCCGGGGCCTCCGCCTCCGGTGAATGGCGGACGTGGCTCCAGTGGGTCAACGGCGTTCCGTTCGGCACCACGGATCCGCAGTTCCACAAGGACGTCTCGTTCTACGCCTTCGACCTGCCGTGGTACCGCTTCCTGCTGAGCTTCGGCTTCGCCTGCGCGGTGCTGTCCCTGGTGGCCGCCGTGCTCACCCACTACCTCTACGGCGGGCTGCGGCTGACCAGCCCCGGTTCGCGGGCGACCGCCGCGGCCACCGGCCACCTCTCGGTGCTGCTTGGCCTCTTCGTCTCCCTGAAGGCGGTCGCGTACTGGCTCGACCGGTACGGCCTCGCGGTGAAGTCCAGCGGCCTGAAGTCGGCCGACAACTGGACCGGTCTGCGCTACGTCGACGCCAACGCCTATCTCCCGGCGAAGACCATCCTGTTCTTCATCGCGGCGATCTGCGCGGTGCTGTTCTTCGCCACCCTGTGGCGGCGCACCTGGCAACTGCCGGTGATCGGGTTCGGTCTGATGGTGCTCTCCGCGGTCCTGATCGGCGGGCTGTACCCGGCGATCGTCCAGAAGTTCCAGGTCCAGCCGAACGAGCAGGCCAAGGAAGCGCCGTACATCAAGCAGAACATCAAGGCGACCCGGGACGCGTACGACATCCAGGACTCCGAGGTGACGCCCTACAAGGGCAACTACAAGCCGGCCTCCGAGGAGGACCGGCAGCGGCTCCGGGACGACGCCGACACCGTCGCCAGCATGCGGCTGCTCGACCCGAACGTGGTCTCGCCGGCCTTCCAGCAACAGCAGCAGGTGCGGTCCTACTACCAGTTCCCGTCCACCCTGGACGTCGACCGGTACAAGGACAAGACCGGCAAGGAGCAGGACACCGTCATCGGCCTGCGCGAGCTGAACCTCGCCGGCATCCCCGAGCGCAACTGGATCAACGACCACTTCAAGTACACCCACGGCTACGGCGCGGTCACCGCCAAGGGCACCGAGACCGCCGACGGCGGCGGCCCGCAGTACACCGAGTCGGACCTGCCGACCAAGGGCCAGCTCCCGCCGTACGAACAGCGCGTCTACTACGGCGAGAAGACCACCCAGTACTCCATCGTGGGCGGGCCGCAGAAGGAGCTGGACTACTCCGACGACAGCGGTGAGAAGGGCTACCGCTACCAGGGCAAGAGCGGGGTGAGCCTGTCCAACCCGATCAACCGCGCCGCGTACGCGGTGGCGTTCGGGGAGCCGCAGATCCTCTACTCCGGCGCCATCGGGGACAAGTCGCGGATCCTGTACAACCGCACGCCCAAGGAGCGCGTCGAGTCCGTCGCCCCCTGGCTGACCATCGACGGCGACGCCTACCCGGCGGTGATCGACGGCCGGATCCAGTGGATCGTGGACGCGTACACCACCAGCAACGGTTACCCGTACGCCTCCCGCACCACCCTCGGGGACAGCACCACCGACTCGCTCACCAACGGCCAGCGTGCGGTGGTGGCCCAGCAGAACCAGGTCAACTACATCCGCAACTCCGTCAAGGCGACGGTCGACGCGTACGACGGCACGGTCAAGCTCTACCAGTGGGACACCAAGGACCCGGTCCTGAAGACCTGGATGAAGGCGTTCCCCGGCACGGTCGAGAAGAAGAGCTCCATCAGCCCCGACCTGCTGGCCCATCTGCGGTACCCGCAGGACCTGTTCAAGGTGCAGCGCCAGCTGCTGACCACGTACCACGTCACCGACCCGGGCACCTTCTACACCGGTTCGGAGCGCTGGCAGATCCCCAGCGACCCGACCACCAAGTCGGGCAACGCGGTGCCGCCGTACTACCTGAGCATGAAGATGCCCGACCAGAAGGCACAGGCGTTCTCGCTGACGACGACCTTCACGCCCAACAAGAAGGACAACCTGGGCGCCTTCATGGCGGTCGACGCCGATGCCACGAGCGCCGACTACGGCAGGATCAGACTGCTGAAGCTGCCGGCGCAGACCCCGGTGCCGGGCCCGCAGCTCGCCCAGTCGAAGTTCAACTCAGACCCGACGATCGCCAACGAGCTCAACATCCTCAAGAAGTTCGGCGACTCGGAGATCGAGTACGGCAACCTGCTGACCGTGCCGCTGCACGACGGCCTGCTCTACGTCGAACCGGTCTACCTGCGCGGCGCCAACACCAACTACCCGCTCCTGAAGAAGGTGTTGGTGAGCTACGGCGACAGCAAGCCGGTCCTGGAGAACAGCCTCAAGGACGCCCTCGACGTCGTCTTCGGCAAGAAGGCGCCGAGCACCGGCTCGGAGAACCCGCCGCCCGGCGGCGGGCAGACCGGCGAGCAGCCGCCGTCCGGCCAGACCGTGCAACAGGCCCTGACGGACGCCGAGAAGGCGTACGACGACGGCGAGAAGGCGCGGGTGGCCGGCGACTGGGCCGCCTACGGCGACGCCCAGAAGCGACTGAAGGACGCGCTGGACCGGGCGGCCAAGGCGTCCGAGAAGGGCGGCAAGGCGAGCGACTGA
- a CDS encoding PPA1309 family protein yields MTNLPVDGTPLAADPLTRAVLEIDEYTASLGWDQPARLFALVDTAKLRAQEPSLAAQLGIDESTGTSLTPIEQDEIPAGTPLDEFLATIAWPDAVVGCALTVERLMLPPSAEKAEPEGMTERQLAKWVAEHPERQEVRMTVAVLRDGARESALRLREKDSTSEVLTGKSLVPSLADALTATFED; encoded by the coding sequence ATGACCAACCTCCCCGTTGACGGCACCCCCCTCGCCGCCGACCCACTGACCCGCGCGGTACTCGAAATCGACGAGTACACGGCCAGCCTCGGCTGGGACCAGCCCGCCCGTTTGTTCGCCCTCGTCGACACCGCCAAGCTCCGTGCACAGGAGCCCTCGCTCGCCGCCCAGCTGGGCATCGACGAGTCCACCGGCACCTCCCTGACCCCCATCGAGCAGGACGAGATCCCGGCCGGCACCCCGCTGGACGAGTTCCTCGCCACCATCGCCTGGCCCGACGCCGTCGTCGGCTGCGCACTGACCGTGGAACGCCTGATGCTGCCGCCGTCCGCCGAGAAGGCCGAGCCGGAGGGCATGACCGAGCGGCAGCTCGCCAAGTGGGTCGCCGAGCACCCCGAGCGCCAGGAGGTGCGGATGACGGTGGCCGTCCTCCGGGACGGCGCCCGCGAGTCGGCGCTGCGGCTGCGGGAGAAGGACTCCACCTCCGAGGTGCTGACCGGCAAGTCGCTGGTCCCCAGCCTCGCGGACGCCCTGACGGCGACCTTCGAGGACTAG
- a CDS encoding YlbL family protein → MPRRTSTLLASTLMLIALLCAGVLIPVPYSEMSPGPTVNTLGDHNGEPVLQISGRKTYPTSGNLNMTTVRVTGPDYNMNLFEAVYGWLDPSSAVVPHKTLYPEGQTAAQADQQNAEEFTQSQESAKVAALKQLHIPVATQTVVGAVVKGKPADGVLHAGDVIKAVDGNEVQQTGDVAKFVTRHKPGEKVVFTLIPAKDAAAAEKQGKRPEGPQKQVAITTAADSGRAVVGIQAQADHTFPFTIDVKLADVGGPSAGLMFALGIVDKLTPGGNLTGGRFVAGTGTIDDQGKVGPIGGISMKTIGARDKGAEFFLTPKENCAAAAKDTPSGLRLVKVGTIGDAVQALEKIRKNDLAGLPSCSPAGR, encoded by the coding sequence ATGCCACGCCGCACCTCGACGCTGCTCGCCTCGACCCTGATGCTGATCGCGCTGCTCTGCGCCGGGGTGCTGATTCCCGTCCCGTATTCCGAGATGTCGCCGGGACCGACGGTCAACACCCTCGGAGACCACAACGGCGAGCCGGTGCTGCAGATCTCCGGCCGCAAGACGTATCCGACTTCCGGCAACCTCAACATGACCACGGTGCGGGTCACCGGCCCGGACTACAACATGAACCTCTTCGAGGCGGTCTACGGCTGGCTGGACCCGAGCAGTGCGGTGGTGCCGCACAAGACGCTCTACCCCGAGGGGCAGACGGCCGCGCAGGCCGACCAGCAGAACGCCGAGGAGTTCACGCAGTCCCAGGAGAGCGCCAAGGTCGCCGCGCTCAAGCAGCTGCACATCCCGGTCGCCACCCAGACCGTGGTGGGGGCGGTGGTCAAGGGCAAGCCGGCCGACGGGGTGCTGCACGCCGGCGACGTGATCAAGGCGGTGGATGGCAACGAGGTCCAGCAGACCGGCGACGTCGCCAAGTTCGTCACCCGGCACAAGCCGGGCGAGAAGGTGGTCTTCACCCTCATCCCGGCCAAGGACGCGGCCGCGGCGGAGAAGCAGGGCAAGCGGCCCGAGGGGCCGCAGAAGCAGGTCGCGATCACCACGGCGGCGGACAGCGGCCGGGCGGTGGTGGGCATCCAGGCCCAGGCGGACCACACCTTCCCGTTCACCATCGACGTGAAGCTCGCCGACGTCGGCGGCCCCAGCGCCGGGCTGATGTTCGCGCTCGGCATCGTCGACAAGCTCACGCCCGGCGGCAATCTGACCGGCGGCAGGTTCGTCGCCGGCACGGGCACCATCGACGACCAGGGCAAGGTCGGCCCGATCGGCGGCATTTCGATGAAGACGATCGGCGCACGGGACAAGGGCGCGGAGTTCTTCCTGACGCCCAAGGAGAACTGCGCGGCCGCCGCGAAGGACACCCCCAGCGGTCTCCGGCTGGTCAAGGTCGGCACCATAGGGGACGCGGTGCAGGCGCTGGAGAAGATCCGCAAGAACGACCTCGCCGGCCTGCCGAGCTGCAGCCCGGCAGGCCGGTAG
- a CDS encoding molybdenum cofactor biosynthesis protein MoaE has translation MSGTHSRPSTGRDHPGEQGAEDPIRLLEIRDTALSVDEVFAAVGDEAAGGTALFVGTVRSHDGGTDVDGLGYSAHPSAAAELRRVAEKVVADYPVRALAAVHRVGDLAIGDLAVVVAVACPHRAEAFAACRKLIDDLKHEVPIWKHQTFSDGTEEWVGA, from the coding sequence ATGTCTGGCACGCACTCCCGCCCGTCCACCGGCCGCGACCACCCTGGTGAGCAGGGCGCCGAGGATCCCATCCGGCTCCTGGAGATCCGCGACACCGCGCTGTCCGTGGACGAGGTCTTCGCGGCCGTCGGTGACGAGGCGGCGGGCGGCACGGCCCTCTTCGTCGGCACTGTCCGCTCGCACGACGGCGGCACGGACGTGGACGGCCTGGGCTACTCCGCCCATCCGTCCGCCGCGGCGGAGCTGCGCCGGGTCGCCGAGAAGGTCGTCGCCGACTATCCGGTCCGTGCGCTGGCCGCCGTCCACCGGGTGGGCGATCTGGCCATCGGCGATCTGGCCGTGGTCGTCGCGGTGGCCTGCCCCCACCGTGCCGAGGCGTTCGCGGCCTGCCGCAAGCTGATCGACGACCTCAAGCACGAGGTCCCCATCTGGAAGCACCAGACCTTCTCGGACGGGACAGAAGAGTGGGTGGGCGCGTAG
- a CDS encoding SDR family oxidoreductase, with the protein MSSPDPTVRAARNAAATADQADRTPVGADRPLRRPVVAVTGAASGVGALLTRALVASDEVREVVAIDERPGDIAEAKWHVLDVRDPAIADKLRGADVVVHLALDLDLETDAAARTAYNVRGTQTVLTAAAAAGVHRVVLCTSAMVYGALPDNDVPLAEDAELRATADATGVGDLLEIEHLARRAPRAHPGLNVTVLRPAVLVGGTDTALTRYFESPRLLVVAGSRPAWQFCHVEDLVSALECAALEKVEGELAVGCDGWLEQEEVEELSGIRRMELPSSVALGAAARLHRIGLTPSPAGDLAYTMHPWVVSGSRLHDVGWRPRWTNEEVLAELLEEVAGRHTVAGRRLGRKDATAAGAAGATVALLGTAALVRRARKARRRI; encoded by the coding sequence GTGAGTTCCCCAGATCCGACCGTTCGCGCAGCGCGAAACGCTGCCGCCACAGCCGATCAGGCAGACCGCACCCCGGTCGGCGCCGACCGGCCGCTGCGCCGCCCCGTCGTCGCCGTCACCGGAGCCGCCTCCGGGGTCGGCGCGCTGCTCACCCGTGCCCTGGTCGCGTCCGACGAGGTCAGGGAGGTGGTGGCCATCGACGAGCGCCCCGGCGACATCGCCGAGGCGAAGTGGCACGTCCTGGACGTCCGCGACCCCGCCATCGCCGACAAACTGCGCGGGGCGGACGTCGTCGTCCATCTCGCCCTCGACCTCGACCTGGAGACCGACGCCGCGGCCCGCACCGCCTACAACGTGCGCGGCACCCAGACCGTGCTGACCGCCGCCGCGGCCGCCGGCGTCCACCGGGTGGTGCTGTGCACCTCCGCCATGGTCTACGGGGCGCTGCCCGACAACGACGTCCCGCTCGCCGAGGACGCCGAGCTGCGCGCCACCGCGGACGCCACCGGGGTCGGCGACCTCCTGGAGATCGAGCACCTGGCGCGCCGCGCCCCGCGCGCCCACCCGGGCCTGAACGTCACCGTGCTGCGCCCCGCCGTCCTGGTGGGCGGCACCGACACCGCGCTGACCCGCTACTTCGAGTCGCCGCGCCTCCTGGTCGTCGCCGGATCCCGCCCGGCCTGGCAGTTCTGCCACGTGGAGGACCTGGTCAGCGCCCTGGAGTGCGCCGCCCTGGAGAAGGTCGAGGGTGAGCTGGCGGTGGGCTGCGACGGCTGGCTGGAGCAGGAGGAGGTCGAGGAGCTCTCCGGCATCAGACGCATGGAGCTGCCGTCCTCGGTGGCGCTGGGCGCCGCCGCCCGCCTGCACCGGATCGGCCTGACGCCGTCGCCCGCCGGGGACCTCGCGTACACCATGCACCCCTGGGTGGTCAGCGGCAGCCGGCTGCACGACGTGGGCTGGCGGCCCCGGTGGACCAACGAGGAGGTCCTCGCCGAGTTGCTGGAGGAGGTCGCGGGTCGGCACACGGTCGCCGGCCGACGGCTGGGCCGCAAGGACGCCACCGCCGCAGGCGCCGCCGGAGCCACCGTCGCCCTGCTGGGCACCGCCGCCCTGGTCCGCCGCGCCCGCAAGGCCCGTCGCCGCATCTGA
- a CDS encoding zinc-dependent metalloprotease — protein MSDTPFGFGLPPEEPEDGDNGKKKDGQGGSQGPANPFGFGGGSGAADNPFAALFGGMGGPGGQMNPGDLGAAFQRLGQMLSYEGGPVNWEMAKDIARQTVAQGAEDGSKDASVSAGERTAVQEAVRLADLWLDGVTSLPSGAGSVVAWSRAEWVEETLPVWRDLVDPLAERVGSAMGEVMPEEMQAMAGPLLGMMRSMGGAMFGTQIGQALGVLASEVVGSTDIGLPLGPAGKAALLPANVQAFGAGLGVPEEEVRLYLALREAAHQRLFAHVPWLRSHLFGAVEGYARGIKVDTTKLEDMVGQIDPQHPEELQNALQGGMFQPEDTPEQKAALARLETALALVEGWVDAVVHAAAKPHLPSADKLRETLRRRRATGGPAEQTFSTLIGLQLRPRRLRDASRLWASLTDARGLEGRDGLWEHPDMLPTAADLDDPDGFVHREHLDFSELDKMLGEAASGGGPDLTKRPGDVEGTGDGPADGGPRGPEDEGKGDGAK, from the coding sequence GTGAGTGACACCCCATTTGGATTCGGCCTTCCGCCGGAGGAGCCGGAGGACGGCGACAACGGCAAGAAGAAGGACGGCCAGGGAGGTAGCCAGGGCCCCGCGAACCCCTTCGGGTTCGGCGGCGGGAGCGGCGCTGCGGACAATCCGTTCGCGGCGCTCTTCGGCGGCATGGGGGGACCCGGCGGCCAGATGAACCCTGGCGACCTCGGCGCCGCCTTCCAGCGGCTCGGCCAGATGCTCTCCTACGAGGGCGGCCCGGTGAACTGGGAGATGGCCAAGGACATCGCGCGGCAGACCGTCGCGCAGGGCGCCGAGGACGGCAGCAAGGACGCCAGCGTCTCCGCCGGTGAGCGGACCGCGGTCCAGGAGGCCGTACGCCTGGCCGACCTGTGGCTGGACGGTGTGACGTCGCTCCCGTCGGGCGCCGGCTCGGTGGTGGCCTGGAGCCGCGCCGAGTGGGTCGAGGAGACCCTGCCGGTGTGGCGCGATCTGGTCGATCCGCTCGCCGAGCGGGTCGGGTCGGCGATGGGCGAGGTGATGCCCGAGGAGATGCAGGCCATGGCCGGCCCGCTGCTCGGGATGATGCGCTCCATGGGCGGCGCGATGTTCGGCACCCAGATCGGGCAGGCGCTGGGCGTGCTGGCCTCCGAGGTCGTCGGTTCGACGGACATCGGGCTGCCGCTGGGCCCGGCCGGCAAGGCCGCGCTGCTGCCGGCGAACGTCCAGGCGTTCGGCGCCGGACTGGGCGTCCCGGAGGAGGAGGTGCGGCTCTACCTGGCCCTGCGCGAGGCCGCCCACCAGCGGCTCTTCGCCCATGTGCCGTGGCTGCGCTCGCATCTGTTCGGTGCCGTCGAGGGCTACGCCCGCGGCATCAAGGTCGACACGACCAAGCTGGAGGACATGGTCGGCCAGATCGACCCGCAGCACCCCGAGGAGCTGCAGAACGCCCTCCAGGGCGGCATGTTCCAGCCCGAGGACACCCCGGAGCAGAAGGCCGCGCTGGCCCGTCTGGAGACCGCGCTGGCACTCGTCGAGGGCTGGGTGGACGCGGTGGTGCACGCCGCCGCCAAGCCGCACCTGCCGTCCGCTGACAAGCTCCGGGAGACCCTGCGGCGGCGCCGGGCCACCGGCGGCCCGGCCGAGCAGACGTTCTCCACGCTGATCGGCCTCCAGCTGCGTCCGCGGCGCCTGCGGGACGCCTCGCGGCTGTGGGCCTCCCTGACGGACGCGCGGGGCCTGGAAGGCCGCGACGGCCTGTGGGAGCACCCGGACATGCTGCCGACGGCGGCCGATCTGGACGACCCGGACGGCTTCGTGCACCGCGAGCACCTGGACTTCTCCGAGCTCGACAAGATGCTGGGCGAGGCGGCGAGCGGCGGCGGACCGGACCTGACCAAGCGACCCGGGGACGTCGAGGGGACCGGGGACGGCCCGGCCGACGGCGGCCCGCGCGGCCCCGAGGACGAGGGCAAGGGTGACGGCGCCAAGTGA
- a CDS encoding NUDIX hydrolase encodes MSLREDAARVLKEWPAPSADQERLRLAYLDHLAAHQDGMWKPCEDGHITASALVVDPAGGRVLLTLHRKLKMWLQMGGHCEPEDASLADAALREAREESGIAHGLTLLGGTPVRLDRHQTPCAEHLDVQYAALAPAGAVAAISDESLDLRWFRYDEVPSVADDSVVRLVADTRALLSASS; translated from the coding sequence GTGAGCCTGCGTGAGGACGCGGCGCGGGTGCTCAAGGAGTGGCCCGCGCCGTCGGCCGACCAGGAGCGGCTGCGGCTGGCCTATCTGGACCATCTCGCGGCCCATCAGGACGGCATGTGGAAGCCGTGCGAGGACGGGCACATCACGGCCAGCGCGCTGGTGGTGGACCCGGCCGGCGGCCGGGTGCTGCTCACTTTGCACCGCAAGTTGAAGATGTGGCTCCAGATGGGCGGCCACTGCGAGCCGGAGGACGCCTCACTGGCCGACGCGGCGCTGCGCGAGGCGCGTGAGGAGTCCGGGATCGCGCACGGGCTGACGCTGCTGGGCGGCACGCCGGTGCGGCTGGACCGGCATCAGACGCCCTGCGCGGAGCACCTGGACGTCCAGTACGCCGCGCTGGCGCCGGCGGGCGCGGTGGCGGCGATCAGCGACGAGTCGCTGGACCTGCGATGGTTCCGCTACGACGAGGTGCCCTCGGTCGCCGACGACTCGGTGGTGCGCCTGGTGGCGGACACCCGCGCGCTGCTGTCCGCGAGCTCCTGA